The Bacteroidia bacterium genome includes a region encoding these proteins:
- a CDS encoding BlaI/MecI/CopY family transcriptional regulator, which produces MQKLAKREEQIMQALWKLEKAFIKEIIAELPDQPHYNTVATIIKVLQKKGFVSSESFGNAHRYYPVLSRDNYQQQEIGNFIKHYFNDSYKNLVAYFAEEEKINEAELKDIIELIKKNKS; this is translated from the coding sequence ATGCAAAAATTAGCAAAGCGGGAAGAACAGATCATGCAGGCTTTATGGAAGCTTGAAAAGGCTTTCATCAAAGAGATTATTGCAGAACTACCGGACCAACCCCATTACAATACGGTTGCGACCATTATCAAGGTCCTTCAAAAGAAGGGTTTTGTGAGTAGTGAATCATTTGGGAATGCCCACCGCTATTATCCTGTCCTGTCACGGGACAATTACCAGCAACAGGAGATTGGAAACTTTATCAAGCACTATTTCAATGACTCCTATAAAAACCTGGTTGCCTATTTCGCAGAAGAGGAGAAGATCAATGAGGCTGAATTAAAAGATATCATTGAACTGATCAAAAAGAACAAATCATGA